From the genome of Cedecea lapagei, one region includes:
- the argE gene encoding acetylornithine deacetylase, translated as MKMKLPPFIEIYRALIATPSISATDSALDQSNESLINLLAGWFRDLGFNVEIQPVPGTRNKFNMLASSGQGAGGLLLAGHTDTVPFDDGRWTRDPFTLTEHDNKLYGLGTADMKGFFAFILDALRDVDVTTLKKPLYILATADEETTMAGARYFSETTTLRPDCAIIGEPTSLQPVRAHKGHLSNAIRILGQSGHSSDPARGVNAIELMHDAIGHILTLRNTLKDRYHHDAFTVPYPTLNLGHINGGDAANRICACCELHMDIRPLPGMTLNDLNGLLTEALEPVSQRWPGRVTISELHPPIPGYECPPDHQLVQVVEKLLSAQTEVVNYCTEAPFIQTVCPTLVLGPGSINQAHQPDEYIDTRFIKPTRELITQVVHHFCWH; from the coding sequence GTGAAGATGAAATTACCGCCTTTTATCGAGATCTACCGCGCCCTGATCGCGACACCTTCCATCAGCGCTACCGACAGCGCGCTGGATCAGAGCAATGAGTCTTTAATCAATTTACTGGCGGGCTGGTTCCGCGACCTCGGTTTTAACGTCGAAATTCAGCCTGTACCCGGAACACGCAATAAATTCAATATGCTGGCAAGCAGTGGCCAGGGGGCTGGCGGTCTGCTGCTGGCCGGGCACACCGATACCGTGCCATTTGACGATGGCCGCTGGACGCGCGATCCCTTTACCCTGACCGAGCATGACAACAAGCTGTACGGGCTGGGCACCGCCGATATGAAAGGTTTCTTCGCGTTTATTCTGGATGCGCTGCGCGACGTGGATGTGACAACCCTGAAAAAGCCGCTCTATATTCTGGCCACCGCCGACGAAGAGACGACGATGGCAGGCGCCCGCTATTTCTCTGAAACGACCACCTTGCGCCCGGACTGCGCCATCATCGGCGAGCCAACCTCTTTACAGCCGGTACGCGCGCACAAAGGTCACTTGTCGAACGCCATCCGCATCCTCGGGCAGTCCGGCCACTCGAGCGATCCTGCTCGTGGCGTGAACGCGATTGAGCTGATGCATGATGCGATTGGCCATATCCTTACGCTGCGTAACACCCTGAAGGATCGCTACCACCACGATGCCTTCACCGTGCCGTATCCGACCCTGAACCTGGGCCATATCAACGGCGGCGACGCCGCAAACCGCATTTGTGCATGTTGCGAACTTCACATGGACATTCGTCCGCTTCCGGGCATGACATTAAACGATCTGAACGGTTTACTGACCGAAGCACTAGAGCCGGTGAGCCAGCGATGGCCTGGCCGAGTGACAATTTCGGAGCTGCATCCGCCTATTCCGGGCTACGAATGCCCGCCGGACCACCAGCTCGTTCAGGTCGTCGAGAAACTGTTAAGCGCGCAAACGGAAGTGGTGAACTACTGCACCGAAGCGCCGTTTATCCAGACCGTCTGTCCAACGCTGGTCCTTGGCCCCGGCTCCATTAACCAGGCACACCAGCCGGATGAATACATCGATACCCGCTTTATTAAGCCCACCCGGGAATTAATTACCCAGGTGGTTCATCATTTTTGCTGGCATTAA